The Pangasianodon hypophthalmus isolate fPanHyp1 chromosome 2, fPanHyp1.pri, whole genome shotgun sequence genome window below encodes:
- the tie1 gene encoding tyrosine-protein kinase receptor Tie-1 isoform X2, with protein MIYLICLLCFIGTSDAVMDLTMTSNGRSSSQHFALSCVTGERNTDGLELSIKKDNSIMRMTNMPRFTVQQPHSREVLASGFSGMEHKGIFYCHLKQGSNHQTTVTLISNYNNGHLRPQRLSLVTNKGDMVHLAMEVVGKEERDVTWKFNGNYYYMTNWGDVENQTAVLTINDVKPSNAGIYSASYVGDSPIYGAWMHLIVRDCPKNKWGTSCDKECPECLNGGVCHDKDGDCVCPPGFMGTRCETACREGMFGRNCQESCKAENGCQGQTFCLVEPYGCSCASGWYGHHCNKPCPEGMYGADCRLSCNCKNKGKCSRFSGCQCPTGWRGQHCEKLDHAPQILDMARNLEWNLKSSPKILCSATGNPLPSHTSFELRKLDSTVLMASHITMDSNKSTAQFEIPHLNAEHGGLWECRVSTKGGQDFCKFNLTVKEPPYPTTPPKLIEKSSKQLVVKPMESYRGDGPILSIKILYKPTESEHPWSSIIVYGEEPITLMNLKPMTKYQVRVQLTRPGDGGEGPLGPEVTMETDCPGPSSPRNVQANPLTVSTVQVRWEPPEEPNGDIVKYVIEYQPVGQDSLHPWVDTDDGNKTTKDVTALNGSTLYQFRVRAFSKVPGEWSKFVQARTQGDGPARFIPTTQGVGRPRKEEHQLLWAVIGSVAITCVTILLALLVLFYIRKSIVKRRRTFTYQSGSGEETILQFNSGTLTLTRRPKPNPEPLTYPILEWEDIKFEDVIGEGNFGQVIKAMIKKDGTKMSAAVKMLKEFASENDHRDFAGELEVLCKLGQHPNIINLLGACENKGYLYIAIEYAPYGNLLDFLRKSRVLETDPAFAKEHGTASTLTSQQLLQFAADVATGMHYLSDKQFIHRDLAARNVLVGENLVAKIADFGLSRGEEVYVKKTMGRLPVRWMAIESLNYSVYTTKSDVWSFGVLLWEIVSLGGTPYCGMTCAELYEKLPQGYRMEKPRNCDDEVYELMRQCWRDRPYERPPFSQISVQLNRMQEARKAYVNMALFENFTYAGIDATAEEA; from the exons ATGATTTACCTCATCTGCCTTTTGTGTTTCATCGGCACATCAG ATGCAGTCATGGATCTCACCATGACATCAAATGGGCGCAGTTCTTCGCAGCACTTTGCCCTCTCCTGCGTCACAGGGGAGCGCAACACTGATGGATTAGAACTTAGCATCAAAAAAGACAACAGCATAATGCGTATGACAAACATGCCTCGTTTCACTGTGCAACAGCCTCACTCTAGAGAAGTGCTGGCTTCTGGTTTTAGTGGCATGGAGCACAAGGGCATCTTTTACTGCCATTTGAAACAGGGCTCAAATCACCAGACCACTGTCACTCTCATCAGCAACTACAATAACG GTCACCTCAGACCACAGAGGCTTTCTCTTGTGACTAATAAAGGAGATATGGTACATCTGGCAATGGAAGTTGTGGGCAAGGAGGAAAGAGATGTCACATGGAAATTTAATG GCAATTATTACTACATGACCAACTGGGGAGATGTTGAAAATCAGACAGCAGTTCTCACCATAAATGATGTTAAGCCAAGCAATGCAGGGATATACAGTGCAAGCTACGTAGGAGACAGTCCCATCTATGGAGCCTGGATGCATCTAATTGTTCGCG ATTGTCCAAAGAACAAATGGGGCACATCCTGTGACAAGGAATGTCCTGAGTGTCTTAATGGTGGTGTGTGTCATGACAAAGATGGAGACTGCGTTTGTCCTCCAGGCTTCATGGGGACACGCTGTGAGACAG CTTGTCGAGAAGGTATGTTTGGAAGAAACTGCCAGGAATCCTGTAAGGCGGAAAATGGATGCCAGGGTCAGACCTTCTGCCTTGTTGAGCCGTATGGCTGCTCCTGTGCAAGTGGCTGGTATGGACATCACTGCAACAAAC CCTGTCCTGAGGGAATGTATGGAGCTGACTGTCGTCTGAGCTGCAATTGTAAAAACAAGGGTAAATGTAGTCGCTTCAGTGGCTGCCAGTGTCCTACTGGTTGGAGAGGACAACACTGTGAGAAACTAG ATCATGCTCCACAAATCCTTGACATGGCTAGGAACCTGGAGTGGAACCTGAAATCCAGCCCAAAAATCTTATGCTCTGCCACAGGCAATCCTCTTCCCAGCCATACCAGCTTCGAGCTACGCAAGCTGGACAGCACAGTTCTTATG GCCTCCCACATCACAATGGACTCAAACAAGAGCACAGCTCAGTTTGAGATTCCACACTTGAATGCAGAGCATGGGGGGCTCTGGGAATGTCGGGTCTCAACTAAGGGTGGCCAAGACTTCTGTAAGTTCAACCTGACTGTTAAAG AGCCCCCCTATCCAACCACTCCTCCAAAACTGATTGAGAAGAGCAGCAAACAGCTAGTTGTAAAGCCTATGGAGAGCTACAGAGGAGATGGACCCATTTTGTCTATAAAGATCCTCTATAAGCCCACGGAGTCAGAACACCCCTGGTCTTCCATTATAG tgtatgGTGAGGAGCCTATTACACTAATGAACTTAAAGCCTATGACTAAATATCAGGTTCGGGTGCAGCTTACCCGGccaggagatggaggagagggGCCTTTGGGTCCAGAAGTTACCATGGAGACAGACTGTCCAG GTCCCTCTTCCCCAAGGAATGTCCAGGCTAACCCCTTGACCGTCAGCACAGTTCAGGTTCGCTGGGAGCCCCCTGAGGAGCCCAATGGAGACATTGTGAAATACGTCATTGAATACCAGCCAGTGGGCCAGGACAGCCTACACCCATGGGTGGACACTGATGATGGGAACAAGACCACCAAGGATGTGACAGCATTAAATGGCAGTACCTTATACCAGTTTCGTGTGCGAGCTTTCTCAAAGGTGCCCGGGGAGTGGAGCAAGTTTGTGCAAGCCAGAACCCAAGGAGATG GCCCTGCCAGATTCATTCCAACCACTCAGGGGGTTGGAAGGCCTAGGAAGGAGGAGCATCAGCTGCTCTGGGCCGTGATTGGCTCAGTGGCAATCACCTGTGTCACCATCCTGCTAGCGCTACTGGTCCTCTTCTACATACGAAAATCCATTGTCAAACGCAGACGCACCTTCACCTACCAATCCGGATCT GGAGAAGAGACCATCCTGCAGTTCAACTCGGGGACTCTCACACTGACTCGAAGACCAAAGCCCAACCCGGAACCCCTAACCTACCCTATTCTGGAATGGGAAGACATTAAGTTTGAGGATGTCATTGGTGAAGGGAATTTTGGGCAAGTCATTAAAGCCATGATCAAAAAGGATGGAACCAAAATGAGTGCTGCAGTCAAAATGCTTAAAG AGTTTGCCTCAGAAAATGACCACCGGGACTTTGCTGGGGAACTGGAGGTGCTGTGCAAGCTGGGCCAGCATCCCAACATTATTAACCTTCTAGGAGCTTGTGAAAACAAAG GTTATCTATACATTGCTATTGAGTATGCTCCCTATGGGAATCTCCTGGATTTCCTGAGGAAGAGTCGTGTTCTGGAGACGGATCCAGCTTTTGCTAAAGAACATGGCACTGCCTCCACACTCACTTCACAGCAGCTCCTGCAGTTCGCCGCAGATGTGGCAACAGGCATGCATTACCTTAGTGACAAACAG TTTATTCACAGAGATCTGGCAGCCAGAAATGTACTGGTTGGAGAAAACCTGGTGGCAAAAATTGCTGATTTTGGACTCTCACGTGGAGAAGAGGTGTATGTCAAAAAGACCATG GGGAGACTTCCTGTACGATGGATGGCTATTGAATCCCTCAATTACAGTGTCTACACCACAAAGAGTGATGT TTGGTCTTTTGGGGTGCTCCTGTGGGAGATTGTAAGTTTAG GAGGAACTCCTTACTGTGGGATGACCTGTGCTGAGCTCTACGAGAAGCTTCCTCAGGGCTACAGGATGGAGAAACCCAGAAACTGTGATGATGAAGT GTATGAGTTGATGAGACAGTGTTGGAGGGACAGACCTTACGAAAGGCCGCCATTTTCTCAGATATCTGTTCAGCTGAACAGGATGCAGGAGGCAAGGAAG
- the tie1 gene encoding tyrosine-protein kinase receptor Tie-1 isoform X1, with product MIYLICLLCFIGTSDAVMDLTMTSNGRSSSQHFALSCVTGERNTDGLELSIKKDNSIMRMTNMPRFTVQQPHSREVLASGFSGMEHKGIFYCHLKQGSNHQTTVTLISNYNNGHLRPQRLSLVTNKGDMVHLAMEVVGKEERDVTWKFNGNYYYMTNWGDVENQTAVLTINDVKPSNAGIYSASYVGDSPIYGAWMHLIVRDCPKNKWGTSCDKECPECLNGGVCHDKDGDCVCPPGFMGTRCETACREGMFGRNCQESCKAENGCQGQTFCLVEPYGCSCASGWYGHHCNKPCPEGMYGADCRLSCNCKNKGKCSRFSGCQCPTGWRGQHCEKLDHAPQILDMARNLEWNLKSSPKILCSATGNPLPSHTSFELRKLDSTVLMQASHITMDSNKSTAQFEIPHLNAEHGGLWECRVSTKGGQDFCKFNLTVKEPPYPTTPPKLIEKSSKQLVVKPMESYRGDGPILSIKILYKPTESEHPWSSIIVYGEEPITLMNLKPMTKYQVRVQLTRPGDGGEGPLGPEVTMETDCPGPSSPRNVQANPLTVSTVQVRWEPPEEPNGDIVKYVIEYQPVGQDSLHPWVDTDDGNKTTKDVTALNGSTLYQFRVRAFSKVPGEWSKFVQARTQGDGPARFIPTTQGVGRPRKEEHQLLWAVIGSVAITCVTILLALLVLFYIRKSIVKRRRTFTYQSGSGEETILQFNSGTLTLTRRPKPNPEPLTYPILEWEDIKFEDVIGEGNFGQVIKAMIKKDGTKMSAAVKMLKEFASENDHRDFAGELEVLCKLGQHPNIINLLGACENKGYLYIAIEYAPYGNLLDFLRKSRVLETDPAFAKEHGTASTLTSQQLLQFAADVATGMHYLSDKQFIHRDLAARNVLVGENLVAKIADFGLSRGEEVYVKKTMGRLPVRWMAIESLNYSVYTTKSDVWSFGVLLWEIVSLGGTPYCGMTCAELYEKLPQGYRMEKPRNCDDEVYELMRQCWRDRPYERPPFSQISVQLNRMQEARKAYVNMALFENFTYAGIDATAEEA from the exons ATGATTTACCTCATCTGCCTTTTGTGTTTCATCGGCACATCAG ATGCAGTCATGGATCTCACCATGACATCAAATGGGCGCAGTTCTTCGCAGCACTTTGCCCTCTCCTGCGTCACAGGGGAGCGCAACACTGATGGATTAGAACTTAGCATCAAAAAAGACAACAGCATAATGCGTATGACAAACATGCCTCGTTTCACTGTGCAACAGCCTCACTCTAGAGAAGTGCTGGCTTCTGGTTTTAGTGGCATGGAGCACAAGGGCATCTTTTACTGCCATTTGAAACAGGGCTCAAATCACCAGACCACTGTCACTCTCATCAGCAACTACAATAACG GTCACCTCAGACCACAGAGGCTTTCTCTTGTGACTAATAAAGGAGATATGGTACATCTGGCAATGGAAGTTGTGGGCAAGGAGGAAAGAGATGTCACATGGAAATTTAATG GCAATTATTACTACATGACCAACTGGGGAGATGTTGAAAATCAGACAGCAGTTCTCACCATAAATGATGTTAAGCCAAGCAATGCAGGGATATACAGTGCAAGCTACGTAGGAGACAGTCCCATCTATGGAGCCTGGATGCATCTAATTGTTCGCG ATTGTCCAAAGAACAAATGGGGCACATCCTGTGACAAGGAATGTCCTGAGTGTCTTAATGGTGGTGTGTGTCATGACAAAGATGGAGACTGCGTTTGTCCTCCAGGCTTCATGGGGACACGCTGTGAGACAG CTTGTCGAGAAGGTATGTTTGGAAGAAACTGCCAGGAATCCTGTAAGGCGGAAAATGGATGCCAGGGTCAGACCTTCTGCCTTGTTGAGCCGTATGGCTGCTCCTGTGCAAGTGGCTGGTATGGACATCACTGCAACAAAC CCTGTCCTGAGGGAATGTATGGAGCTGACTGTCGTCTGAGCTGCAATTGTAAAAACAAGGGTAAATGTAGTCGCTTCAGTGGCTGCCAGTGTCCTACTGGTTGGAGAGGACAACACTGTGAGAAACTAG ATCATGCTCCACAAATCCTTGACATGGCTAGGAACCTGGAGTGGAACCTGAAATCCAGCCCAAAAATCTTATGCTCTGCCACAGGCAATCCTCTTCCCAGCCATACCAGCTTCGAGCTACGCAAGCTGGACAGCACAGTTCTTATG CAGGCCTCCCACATCACAATGGACTCAAACAAGAGCACAGCTCAGTTTGAGATTCCACACTTGAATGCAGAGCATGGGGGGCTCTGGGAATGTCGGGTCTCAACTAAGGGTGGCCAAGACTTCTGTAAGTTCAACCTGACTGTTAAAG AGCCCCCCTATCCAACCACTCCTCCAAAACTGATTGAGAAGAGCAGCAAACAGCTAGTTGTAAAGCCTATGGAGAGCTACAGAGGAGATGGACCCATTTTGTCTATAAAGATCCTCTATAAGCCCACGGAGTCAGAACACCCCTGGTCTTCCATTATAG tgtatgGTGAGGAGCCTATTACACTAATGAACTTAAAGCCTATGACTAAATATCAGGTTCGGGTGCAGCTTACCCGGccaggagatggaggagagggGCCTTTGGGTCCAGAAGTTACCATGGAGACAGACTGTCCAG GTCCCTCTTCCCCAAGGAATGTCCAGGCTAACCCCTTGACCGTCAGCACAGTTCAGGTTCGCTGGGAGCCCCCTGAGGAGCCCAATGGAGACATTGTGAAATACGTCATTGAATACCAGCCAGTGGGCCAGGACAGCCTACACCCATGGGTGGACACTGATGATGGGAACAAGACCACCAAGGATGTGACAGCATTAAATGGCAGTACCTTATACCAGTTTCGTGTGCGAGCTTTCTCAAAGGTGCCCGGGGAGTGGAGCAAGTTTGTGCAAGCCAGAACCCAAGGAGATG GCCCTGCCAGATTCATTCCAACCACTCAGGGGGTTGGAAGGCCTAGGAAGGAGGAGCATCAGCTGCTCTGGGCCGTGATTGGCTCAGTGGCAATCACCTGTGTCACCATCCTGCTAGCGCTACTGGTCCTCTTCTACATACGAAAATCCATTGTCAAACGCAGACGCACCTTCACCTACCAATCCGGATCT GGAGAAGAGACCATCCTGCAGTTCAACTCGGGGACTCTCACACTGACTCGAAGACCAAAGCCCAACCCGGAACCCCTAACCTACCCTATTCTGGAATGGGAAGACATTAAGTTTGAGGATGTCATTGGTGAAGGGAATTTTGGGCAAGTCATTAAAGCCATGATCAAAAAGGATGGAACCAAAATGAGTGCTGCAGTCAAAATGCTTAAAG AGTTTGCCTCAGAAAATGACCACCGGGACTTTGCTGGGGAACTGGAGGTGCTGTGCAAGCTGGGCCAGCATCCCAACATTATTAACCTTCTAGGAGCTTGTGAAAACAAAG GTTATCTATACATTGCTATTGAGTATGCTCCCTATGGGAATCTCCTGGATTTCCTGAGGAAGAGTCGTGTTCTGGAGACGGATCCAGCTTTTGCTAAAGAACATGGCACTGCCTCCACACTCACTTCACAGCAGCTCCTGCAGTTCGCCGCAGATGTGGCAACAGGCATGCATTACCTTAGTGACAAACAG TTTATTCACAGAGATCTGGCAGCCAGAAATGTACTGGTTGGAGAAAACCTGGTGGCAAAAATTGCTGATTTTGGACTCTCACGTGGAGAAGAGGTGTATGTCAAAAAGACCATG GGGAGACTTCCTGTACGATGGATGGCTATTGAATCCCTCAATTACAGTGTCTACACCACAAAGAGTGATGT TTGGTCTTTTGGGGTGCTCCTGTGGGAGATTGTAAGTTTAG GAGGAACTCCTTACTGTGGGATGACCTGTGCTGAGCTCTACGAGAAGCTTCCTCAGGGCTACAGGATGGAGAAACCCAGAAACTGTGATGATGAAGT GTATGAGTTGATGAGACAGTGTTGGAGGGACAGACCTTACGAAAGGCCGCCATTTTCTCAGATATCTGTTCAGCTGAACAGGATGCAGGAGGCAAGGAAG